Proteins encoded within one genomic window of Gadus macrocephalus chromosome 18, ASM3116895v1:
- the LOC132446012 gene encoding synaptic vesicle membrane protein VAT-1 homolog — protein sequence MSNEEAPIQQQQVDLEKTPEPAEPKPAEPHPAPAEEPQQPAAAPSADDAQEESHTFRALVLTGHGGYDKIKLQVKTQRMAAGSGELLVRVKACGLNFAELMGRQGLYDALASPPVTMGMECSGVVEAAGEDVEDRKAGDRVIVLSSSGLWQELVVVAADQTFLMPDAMSFQEAAALPVNYLTAHMMLFEMANLRPGKSVLVHMAAGGVGIAATQLCQTVPGVTVFGTASASKHETILQGGLSHAIDYRTKDYVEEIRNISPAGLDIVLDPLGGSDTNKGFGLLKPMGTIVVFGAANCVTGQKKNLLAIAKTWYNQLSISTMKLMQANKSVCGFHLGYMKDFSLIRTTMETLLGLYAEGKIKPRIDSTYHFEEVADAMRRMQERQNIGKVLLLPEPKKEEEKVPEKEAEKEEEKPAEAPAGPQEEEKAKPEEAKEDQG from the exons ATGTCGAACGAAGAAGCACCGATCCAACAACAGCAAGTGGACCTGGAGAAGACCCCAGAACCTGCAGAACCCAAACCCGCAGAACCCCACCCGGCTCCAGCCGAGGAGCCCCAGCAGCCAGCGGCGGCGCCTAGTGCTGACGATGCCCAAGAAGAGAGCCACACGTTCCGCGCCCTGGTCCTCACCGGCCACGGGGGCTACGACAAGATCAAGCTCCAGGTCAAGACCCAGAGGATGGCGGCGGGGAGCGGCGAGCTGCTGGTCCGGGTGAAGGCGTGCGGGCTGAACTTCGCCGAGCTGATGGGCCGCCAGGGGCTGTACGACGCGCTGGCCTCCCCGCCCGTCACCATGGGCATGGAGTGCTCCGGGGTGGTGGAGGCCGCCGGGGAGGACGTGGAAGACAGGAAA gCCGGTGACCGGGTCATCGTGCTGAGCAGCAGTGGCCTGTggcaggagctggtggtggtggcggctgaCCAGACCTTCCTCATGCCTGACGCCATGAGCTTCCAGGAGGCGGCGGCGCTGCCCGTGAACTACCTCACCGCCCACATGATGCTCTTCGAGATGGCCAACCTCCGGCCCGGCAAGAGCGTCCTGGTCCACATGGCTGCAG GCGGCGTGGGCATCGCGGCCACCCAGCTGTGCCAGACGGTGCCCGGGGTGACGGTGTTCGGCACGGCGTCGGCCAGCAAGCACGAGACCATCCTGCAGGGCGGGCTGAGCCACGCCATCGACTACCGCACCAAGGACTACGTGGAGGAGATCCGCAACATCAGCCCcgcgg gactTGATATTGTGCTGGACCCACTCGGAGGCTCGGATACCAACAAAGGCTTTGGACTGTTAAAACCAATGGGAACCATCGTCGTCTTCG GTGCAGCCAACTGTGTGACTGGGCAGAAGAAGAACCTGCTGGCCATCGCCAAGACGTGGTACAACCAGCTGTCCATCAGCACCATGAAGCTGATGCAGGCCAACAAGTCGGTGTGTGGCTTCCACCTGGGCTACATGAAGGACTTCAGTCTCATCAGGACCACCATGGAGACCTTGCTGGGCCTTTACGCCGAGGGGAAGATCAAGCCCCGCATCGACTCCACCTACCACTTCGAAGAG GTGGCTGATGCCATGAGACGCATGCAAGAGCGACAGAATATAGGcaaagtcctcctcctccctgaacccaagaaagaggaggagaaggtgccGGAGAAAgaggcggagaaggaggaggagaagccagCCGAAGCCCCTGCCGGCCcccaggaggaagagaaggccAAGCCCGAGGAGGCCAAAGAAGACCAGGGTTGA